In Electrophorus electricus isolate fEleEle1 chromosome 1, fEleEle1.pri, whole genome shotgun sequence, a single window of DNA contains:
- the tmem107 gene encoding transmembrane protein 107 isoform X1, translating into MSVMSSLVPARFLALAAHLVIVVTIFWSRENNVRASLPLDFTEEQHRTEDTRLVIGLSVTVCLFLVELVGFFSGVSMFNSNQSLLSVASHCSASVSLSFFVFQQWECWTYWLVFGPCSVIPTLCELVQMIAVLGLKKKPV; encoded by the exons ATGTCGGTGATGAGCAGCCTCGTGCCGGCTCGGTTTCTGGCTCTCGCTGCGCACCTCGTTATTGTCGTCACCATCTTCTGGTCGCGG GAGAACAACGTTAGAGCAAGCTTGCCGCTGGACTTCACGGAAGAACAACACAGGACCGAGGACACGCG gcttgTTATTGGTCTCTCTGTCACCGTATGTCTGTTTCTTGTTGAGCTGGTTGGATTCTTCTCTGGAGTGTCCATGTTCAACAGTAACCAAAGCCTGCTGT CTGTGGCATCTCACTGCAGTGCATCGGTCAGTCTCTCCTTCTTCGTTTTCCAGCAGTGGGAGTGTTGGACCTACTGGCTCGTGTTCGGCCCCTGCAG cgTGATTCCTACACTTTGTGAGCTGGTTCAGATGATTGCTGTGCTTGGACTGAAAAAGAAGCCAGTGTGA
- the tmem107 gene encoding transmembrane protein 107 isoform X2 — protein MSVMSSLVPARFLALAAHLVIVVTIFWSRENNVRASLPLDFTEEQHRTEDTRLVIGLSVTVCLFLVELVGFFSGVSMFNSNQSLLLHRSVSPSSFSSSGSVGPTGSCSAPAA, from the exons ATGTCGGTGATGAGCAGCCTCGTGCCGGCTCGGTTTCTGGCTCTCGCTGCGCACCTCGTTATTGTCGTCACCATCTTCTGGTCGCGG GAGAACAACGTTAGAGCAAGCTTGCCGCTGGACTTCACGGAAGAACAACACAGGACCGAGGACACGCG gcttgTTATTGGTCTCTCTGTCACCGTATGTCTGTTTCTTGTTGAGCTGGTTGGATTCTTCTCTGGAGTGTCCATGTTCAACAGTAACCAAAGCCTGCTGT TGCATCGGTCAGTCTCTCCTTCTTCGTTTTCCAGCAGTGGGAGTGTTGGACCTACTGGCTCGTGTTCGGCCCCTGCAG cgTGA
- the aurkb gene encoding aurora kinase B, with amino-acid sequence MQDKENRDPKRLLAQGAVGGPLRAETDPGTERHSVMGPGRVPVKTQNCRKFSLKDFDIGRPLGKGKFGNVYLAREKRIKAIVALKVLFKSQMEKEGVEHQLRREIEIQSHLRHPNILRFYNYFYDSARVFLVLEYAPRGEMYKELQRCGRFNDQRTATYMEEVADALQYCHEKKVIHRDIKPENLLLGFRGELKIADFGWSVHAPSLRRRTMCGTLDYLPPEMIEGHSHDEKVDLWCIGVLCYECLVGHPPFETASHSETYKRITKVDLQFPKVVSDGARDLISKLLRHSPVMRLPLKSVMEHPWVKTNSRRVLPPVCRPKPSPAQ; translated from the exons ATGCAG GACAAAGAGAACCGTGATCCCAAACGCCTTCTCGCACAG ggtgcagtgggaggaccCCTCAGAGCAGAGACGGACCCTGGGACAGAGAGGCACTCCGTCATGG GCCCTGGCAGGGTCCCAGTGAAGACGCAGAA CTGCAGGAAGTTCTCCCTTAAGGACTTTGACATCGGCCGACCCCTGGGAAAGGGCAAGTTTGGGAATGTGTACCTCGCACGGGAGAAGAGGATCAAGGCCATTGTGGCGTTGAAGGTGCTCTTCAAGTCCCAGATGGAGAAGGAGGGAGTGGAGCACCAGCTCAGGAGGGAGATAGAAATCCAGTCCCacctcag gcaccCAAACATCCTGCGCTTCTATAACTACTTCTACGACTCTGCGCGAGTGTTCCTGGTCCTGGAGTATGCACCGCGAGGAGAGATGTACAAGGAACTGCAGCGCTGCGGCCGCTTCAATGACCAGCGCACGGCCACG tacATGGAGGAGGTTGCAGATGCACTGCAGTATTGCCATGAGAAAAAGGTGATCCATCGGGACATTAAGCCAGAGAATCTGTTACTGGGTTTCCGAGGAGAGCTCAAGATTGCGGACTTCGGCTGGTCGGTCCATGCGCCATCACTACG GCGTCGGACCATGTGTGGCACACTTGACTACCTTCCTCCTGAAATGATCGAGGGCCACTCTCACGATGAGAAGGTCGACCTCTGGTGCATTGGTGTACTGTGCTACGAGTGCCTGGTTGGACATCCTCCTTTTGAGACCGCCAGCCACTCAGAAACGTACAAACGCATCAccaag GTGGATCTGCAGTTTCCTAAAGTGGTCTCGGACGGTGCTCGGGATCTGATCTCCAAGCTGTTGAGACACAGCCCTGTCATGCGTCTGCCACTGAAGAGCGTCATGGAGCACCCCTGGGTGAAGACCAATTCTCGCCGAGTACTGCCCCCTGTCTGCCGGCCTAAACCCTCCCCTGCTCAgtga